TTATCTTGTTTGTTCCAAATCCAATCAATAGTCTCTTGATCTTTCAGTATTTCAACATTAGCATCAATTTCTAAAAAACTACGATTATTCGTTTCATCGTAACCTATAAGTACATGAGCTTTGGGATTATCTTTAAATTCAGCAATTTTTTTAGACTCAATGCTTGTCTTAGTATAAAGTGTGTGTCCATCATTATAAAATACCATGTATCTACTATTAGGTGTATTGTTATGTGCAGTAGATAAGACACCTATTTTTGATGTATTTAATATATTTTCAATTTCATTTTGTAAGTGTTCGTTATTCATAATTTAATCACCTCTGATAATAATATACCCTGAAGTTGCCTATAATATGTAAGGTATTAAAATTTATTTTATTTTTTAGTGAATTATACAAAAGTTAAAACGGGTATATGATTGAAAACACAATCTTAAGTTAAAGGACAATTATAAAGTGAATTTGTATGAAACAAGCTGGGAGGCAATAAAATGCATTTAGGAGTCATACTTAACAGAGTTTTTAGAACGAAAGATAATCCACTTTTTCAATATATAGTGAAGCATCAAAATGAGATAAATAAATTGTATTTTATCTTACCTTTAGAAGATTTAACTGACGCATCAGAAGTAAAACGTGACTATTACTATAAAGTTGTAAAAGGATTTGTAAATGCTTTAGATAAGCATGATATACAACCTTATATTGTCACATACGAAAAGCTAGGTGAATTAGCAGAAACATTGGCGTTATCTCACGTATTAGTAGCAAAAGATATTATGAGTTATCACAAAGAAATATATGACTA
This region of Staphylococcus sp. IVB6240 genomic DNA includes:
- a CDS encoding pyridoxamine 5'-phosphate oxidase family protein, whose product is MNNEHLQNEIENILNTSKIGVLSTAHNNTPNSRYMVFYNDGHTLYTKTSIESKKIAEFKDNPKAHVLIGYDETNNRSFLEIDANVEILKDQETIDWIWNKQDKSFFDSKDDPNLCVIKVMPKSIKIMNDKKLDAPQTITFD